Proteins encoded in a region of the Phaenicophaeus curvirostris isolate KB17595 chromosome 1, BPBGC_Pcur_1.0, whole genome shotgun sequence genome:
- the LOC138718629 gene encoding chloride intracellular channel protein 6-like, whose protein sequence is MGVVERHLKVMERKKFSEPPPVRRRPVPGGSGALLHPRRGRLRRCPLGRARPAALRDRRGRRRARGSPAARSRRGSGVPMEGGDEAAAAGDPRPRAAPDGSPTGEAPRLNGEAAAAAPGDRGGSGSPDGAAETPGAERRDPGGRPPGGDGLPGGEPGDALEGSGAASADLEGAEGAPAGTEPGEAVTGDKELEEGALVGKEPEEGAPGEKELEEGVPGGKELEEGAPGKKELEEGAPEGKEPEEGAPGKKELEEGAPEGKEPEEAAPGGKEPEEGVPGEKEPGEAVVTAPSGTDPEEAVREEAPSGTGTEDAVGEVIPEGTDTEEAVTTDPEGTDPEDVVREAVPEGTDPEEAAATAPEGTDTEDVVREAVAEGTDPEEAETTAPEGTDPEDAVREAVPEGTDPEDAVREAVPEGTDPEDAVREAVPEGTDPEEAETTAPEGTDPEEAVTIAPEGTDPEDAVREAPPEGTVPRDAVQEAVPGGTDPEEAETTAPSGTDPEEDVREAIPEGTVPKDAVREAAPEGTDLEEATAPTGSEVAPESCGEAEVALPAGGEADGEVPSPGSPDGENEVETAGPEQGTAGKDTGPRVPRAASGTRQIGA, encoded by the exons cccccgccggTGCGCAGGCGCCCGGTGCCCGGTGGGAGCGGGGCGCTGCTCCATCCCCGTCGGGGGCGGCTCCGCCGGTGCCCGCTCggccgcgcccgccccgccgcgctccGGGACAGGCGGGGACGGCGGAGAGCCCGGGGCAGCCCGGCGGCCCGCAGCCGGAGGGGCAGCGGCGTCCCGATGGAAGGAGGCGacgaggcggcggcggcgggggatCCGCGGCCCCGGGCGGCCCCGGACGGGTCTCCCACCGGCGAGGCGCCGCGGCTCAacggggaggcggcggcggcggcgcccgggGACCGCGGCGGGAGCGGCTCCCCCGACGGGGCGGCCGAGACCCCGGGCGCCGAGCGGCGGGACCCCGGTGGGAGACCCCCGGGGGGAGACGGTCTGCCGGGAGGGGAGCCGGGGGACGCGCTCGAGGGCTCCGGGGCGGCCAGCGCGGACCTCGAGGGTGCGGAGGGGGCTCCGGCGGGGACCGAGCCCGGGGAGGCGGTCACGGGGGATAAGGAGCTCGAGGAGGGAGCCCTGGTGGGGAAAGAGCCCGAGGAGGGAGCCCCGGGGGAAAAAGAGCTCGAGGAGGGAGTCCCGGGGGGGAAAGAGCTCGAGGAAGGAGCCCCGGGTAAAAAAGAGCTCGAGGAGGGAGCCCCGGAGGGGAAGGAGCCTGAGGAGGGAGCCCCGGGTAAAAAAGAGCTCGAGGAGGGAGCCCCGGAGGGGAAGGAGCCTGAGGAGGCAGCTCCGGGTGGGAAAGAGCCCGAGGAGGGAGTCCCGGGGGAAAAAGAGCCCGGGGAAGCCGTGGTGACTGCCCCGTCGGGGACAGACCCCGAAGAGGCGGTGAGGGAGGAAGCCCCGTCGGGGACAGGCACCGAGGATGCCGTGGGAGAGGTAATCCCAGAGGGGACAGACACCGAGGAAGCTGTAACGACAGACCCCGAGGGGACAGACCCCGAGGATGTAGTGCGAGAGGCAGTCCCGGAGGGGACAGACCCGGAGGAGGCTGCAGCGACAGCCCCGGAGGGgacagacacagaggacgtGGTGCGGGAGGCAGTCGCAGAGGGGACAGACCCCGAGGAAGCTGAAACGACAGCTCCGGAGGGGACAGACCCCGAGGATGCGGTGCGGGAGGCAGTCCCGGAGGGGACAGACCCCGAGGATGCGGTGCGGGAGGCAGTCCCGGAGGGGACAGACCCCGAGGATGCGGTGCGGGAGGCAGTCCCGGAGGGGACGGATCCCGAGGAAGCTGAAACGACAGCTCCAGAGGGGACAGACCCCGAGGAAGCTGTAACTATAGCTCCGGAGGGAACAGACCCCGAGGATGCAGTGCGGGAGGCACCCCCGGAGGGGACAGTCCCCAGAGATGCAGTGCAGGAGGCAGTCCCGGGGGGGACAGACCCCGAGGAAGCTGAAACGACAGCCCCGTCGGGGACAGACCCCGAGGAAGATGTGCGGGAGGCAATCCCAGAGGGGACAGTCCCCAAAGATGCGGTGCGGGAGGCAGCCCCGGAGGGGACAGACCTCGAGGAGGCGACAGCCCCGACAGGGAGCGAGGTGGCTCCTGAGAGCTGCGGAGAAGCCGAGGTGGCGTTGCCGGCCGGAGGGGAGGCGGATGGCGAAGTCCCGTCACCGGGCAGCCCCGACGGCGAGAACGAAGTGGAGACAGCGGGGCCCGAGCAGGGGACCGCG GGGAAGGACACGGGTCCCCGGGTCCCCAGGGCAGCGAGTGG